In one window of Undibacter mobilis DNA:
- a CDS encoding ABC transporter ATP-binding protein encodes MSHFIAIEGISRRFGATAIFENLWLAMARGEFVCVIGHSGCGKTTILNILAGLDAPSEGTVIVDNKAIDGPSLDRAVIFQGHSLLPWRTVLGNVAYAVSSRHRGWSRGEVNAHAQKFIDLVGLTGAEHKRPSELSGGMKQRVGIARALSIEPKIMLMDEPFSALDALTRGTLQDEVRRICTDTGQTVFMITHDVDEAIYLADKVVLMTNGPGAVLAEIVDNPLPKARARHDFHKHPLYYAVRNHILDFLVERSRTFRAQAGASYDPRRVPHITPGLPEPAPVPDAVQHDVVHRRAGTATNHSS; translated from the coding sequence ATGAGCCATTTCATCGCCATCGAGGGCATCTCGCGCCGCTTCGGCGCCACGGCGATCTTCGAGAATCTGTGGCTCGCCATGGCGCGCGGCGAATTCGTCTGCGTCATCGGCCATTCCGGCTGCGGCAAGACCACCATCCTCAACATCCTCGCCGGCCTCGACGCGCCGAGCGAGGGCACCGTGATCGTCGACAACAAGGCGATCGACGGCCCCAGCCTCGACCGCGCCGTGATCTTCCAGGGCCACTCGCTGCTGCCCTGGCGCACCGTGCTCGGCAATGTCGCCTACGCCGTGTCGTCGCGCCACCGCGGCTGGTCGCGCGGCGAGGTCAACGCGCACGCGCAGAAATTCATCGACCTCGTCGGCCTCACCGGCGCCGAGCACAAGCGTCCGTCCGAACTGTCGGGCGGCATGAAGCAGCGCGTCGGCATCGCGCGGGCGCTGTCGATCGAGCCGAAGATCATGCTGATGGATGAGCCGTTCTCCGCGCTCGACGCGCTGACGCGCGGCACGCTGCAGGACGAGGTGCGCCGCATCTGCACCGACACCGGGCAGACCGTGTTCATGATCACGCACGACGTCGACGAGGCGATCTATCTGGCCGACAAGGTGGTGCTGATGACCAACGGCCCCGGCGCGGTGCTCGCCGAGATCGTCGACAACCCGCTGCCGAAGGCGCGCGCGCGCCACGACTTCCACAAGCACCCGCTTTACTACGCGGTGCGCAACCACATTCTCGACTTCCTGGTCGAGCGCAGCCGCACCTTCAGGGCGCAGGCCGGCGCGTCCTACGATCCGCGGCGCGTGCCGCACATCACGCCGGGCCTGCCGGAGCCGGCACCTGTCCCGGACGCGGTGCAGCACGACGTGGTGCACCGCAGAGCCGGGACCGCGACAAACCACAGTTCGTAA
- the ntrB gene encoding nitrate ABC transporter permease, with product MSVSLTWRAAIVSGALFACLILAWHVATQGSGTAATMDPEYAKLMGATATQGKSAMPGPLEVGEKLWSHIKRPFYDNGPNDKGLGIQLAYSILRVMIGYSLAVFVAVPAGFLIGMSPLMSKALDPYIQVLKPISPLAWMPLALYTIKDSSLSAIFVIFICSLWPTLINTVFGVSQVRKEWLNVAKTLEVGTFRRAFTVILPAAAPTILTGMRISIGIAWLVIVAAEMLVGGTGIGYFVWNEWNNLSIVNVIVAIVAIGVVGMILDLVLARLAKLVTFPE from the coding sequence ATGAGTGTCTCGCTGACGTGGCGGGCGGCTATCGTCTCGGGAGCGCTTTTCGCTTGCCTCATTCTTGCGTGGCATGTTGCCACGCAAGGGTCGGGCACGGCCGCGACGATGGATCCGGAATATGCCAAACTGATGGGGGCAACCGCGACGCAGGGCAAGTCCGCCATGCCTGGGCCGCTCGAGGTTGGCGAGAAGCTATGGTCGCACATCAAGCGGCCGTTTTACGACAACGGGCCGAACGACAAGGGTCTTGGCATTCAGCTGGCTTACTCGATCTTGCGCGTGATGATCGGTTATTCGCTGGCGGTCTTCGTTGCGGTGCCGGCCGGCTTTCTTATCGGCATGTCGCCTTTGATGAGCAAGGCGCTCGATCCATACATCCAGGTGCTAAAACCAATTTCGCCTTTGGCGTGGATGCCGCTCGCGCTCTACACCATCAAGGATTCAAGCCTGTCCGCGATCTTCGTCATCTTCATCTGCTCGCTATGGCCGACCTTGATCAACACGGTGTTCGGGGTGTCCCAGGTGCGCAAGGAGTGGCTCAACGTCGCCAAGACGCTTGAGGTCGGCACCTTCCGCCGCGCTTTCACCGTCATCCTGCCGGCCGCAGCACCAACGATCCTCACCGGAATGCGTATCTCAATCGGTATCGCTTGGCTTGTCATTGTCGCGGCGGAAATGTTGGTTGGAGGAACAGGTATTGGATACTTTGTCTGGAACGAGTGGAATAATCTTTCGATTGTGAATGTGATCGTGGCGATCGTGGCGATCGGGGTGGTCGGCATGATCCTCGATCTGGTGCTGGCGCGGCTGGCCAAACTCGTGACGTTCCCCGAATGA
- a CDS encoding CmpA/NrtA family ABC transporter substrate-binding protein: protein MSTFDNPFDARRGLNNTGCSCGHHASQVEHDRAADLRLQAVTPDVSEEKAYENIVASAVMRKLFPQDVGRRAFLQSLGASTALAAISQFFPVKAATEAFAAFGPVEKKDLKVGFIPITCATPIIMAKPMGFYEKYGLNVDVIKTAGWAVIRDKTLNKEYDAAHMLSPMPLAISMGVGSQPIPYTMPAVENINGQAITLSIKHKDKRDPKDWKGFKFAVPFDFSMHNYLLRYYLAEHGIDPDKDVQIRAVPPPEMVANLRADNIDGFLGPDPMNQRAVYDGVGFIHILSKEIWDGHPCCAFAASKEFVTSMPNTYAALLKSIIDATAFAHKAENRKQIAEAIAPANYINQPVTVLEQILTGTYADGLGTVKKDANRVDFDPFPWQSFAVWIMTQMKRWGQVKGDLDYDKIAKDVFLATDTAKLMKEVGLTPPTTTTKTFVVMGKPFDPAKPEDYIKSFKIRKES from the coding sequence ATGTCAACTTTCGACAATCCCTTCGACGCCAGGCGCGGCCTCAACAACACCGGCTGCTCCTGCGGCCATCATGCGAGCCAGGTCGAACATGATCGTGCCGCCGATCTGCGTTTGCAGGCGGTGACACCGGATGTCAGCGAAGAGAAGGCTTACGAAAACATTGTCGCTTCCGCCGTGATGCGGAAGCTGTTTCCGCAGGATGTCGGCCGCCGTGCCTTCCTGCAATCGCTCGGCGCATCGACGGCGCTGGCCGCAATCTCGCAGTTCTTCCCGGTCAAGGCCGCGACCGAGGCGTTTGCCGCGTTCGGCCCGGTTGAAAAGAAAGATCTCAAGGTCGGCTTTATTCCGATCACCTGCGCCACGCCGATCATCATGGCGAAGCCGATGGGCTTCTATGAGAAGTACGGCCTCAATGTCGACGTGATCAAGACCGCCGGCTGGGCGGTGATCCGCGACAAGACTCTGAACAAGGAATATGACGCGGCGCACATGCTGTCGCCGATGCCGCTCGCCATCAGCATGGGTGTCGGTTCGCAGCCGATTCCCTATACGATGCCTGCGGTGGAGAACATTAACGGCCAGGCGATTACGCTGTCGATCAAACACAAGGACAAGCGCGATCCGAAGGACTGGAAAGGCTTCAAGTTCGCCGTGCCCTTCGACTTCTCGATGCACAATTATCTGTTGCGTTACTACCTCGCGGAACACGGCATCGATCCCGACAAGGATGTCCAGATCCGCGCCGTGCCGCCGCCGGAAATGGTCGCCAACCTGCGCGCCGACAATATCGACGGCTTCCTTGGCCCCGATCCGATGAACCAGCGCGCGGTCTATGACGGCGTCGGCTTCATCCATATCCTGTCGAAGGAAATCTGGGACGGTCACCCGTGCTGCGCCTTCGCCGCGTCGAAGGAGTTCGTCACGTCGATGCCGAACACCTACGCGGCGCTGCTCAAGTCGATCATCGACGCGACCGCCTTTGCGCATAAGGCTGAGAACCGCAAGCAGATTGCCGAAGCGATCGCGCCGGCCAACTACATCAACCAGCCGGTCACGGTGCTCGAGCAGATCCTGACCGGGACCTATGCGGATGGTCTCGGCACCGTAAAGAAGGACGCCAACCGGGTCGATTTCGACCCGTTCCCCTGGCAGTCGTTCGCGGTCTGGATCATGACGCAAATGAAGCGCTGGGGGCAGGTCAAGGGCGACCTGGACTATGACAAGATCGCCAAGGACGTCTTTCTGGCCACCGACACGGCAAAACTCATGAAGGAAGTGGGGCTTACGCCGCCGACCACGACGACGAAGACATTTGTCGTGATGGGCAAGCCCTTCGACCCCGCCAAGCCGGAGGACTACATCAAGAGCTTTAAGATCCGGAAGGAGTCATGA
- a CDS encoding sigma-54 interaction domain-containing protein, with the protein MSGLWPVHADEADGRSDAAFGRIERENQLILRAAGEGIYGVNAEGKTTFVNPAAERMLGWTAEELVGHDMHARVHHTHPDGSHYHDHECPIYAAFRDGAVHTVEHEKFWRKDGSSFWVEYTSTPIRDDGVLIGAVIVFRDVTQRHEAAEKLRAAHEEVDMLRKRLELENAYLQEQIRIDGNHHGIIGRSAAIQQTLQQVGLVGPTEATVLITGESGTGKELVARAIHEASRRAQRPLIRVNCAAIPSDLFESEFFGHAKAAFPGALRDRTGHFELADGGTLFLDEVGEIPLALQGKLLRVLQEGQFKRVGEVRTRKVDVRVIAASNRDLKTQVRRGHFREDLYFRLNVFPIHLVPLRERIEDIPLLAMHLLGNASKKLNTGELRMTQGDARRLSLYDWPGNVRELQNVIERAAILARNGRVRLDLPDVPATNGGRRGPTIVAKTQVLTDDDRRERDRNNIVAALAASGGKVFGRGGAAELLDVKPTTLASRMKALGIRPVRVDHRHQETEQRTQ; encoded by the coding sequence ATGAGCGGCCTATGGCCTGTGCACGCGGATGAGGCAGACGGGCGATCGGATGCCGCTTTCGGTCGCATCGAACGGGAGAACCAGCTCATCCTCCGCGCCGCCGGCGAAGGCATCTATGGCGTCAATGCCGAGGGCAAAACCACCTTCGTCAATCCGGCGGCGGAACGCATGCTCGGCTGGACAGCGGAAGAACTGGTCGGGCACGACATGCATGCGCGGGTGCACCATACCCATCCCGACGGGTCGCATTACCACGACCATGAATGCCCGATCTATGCGGCGTTTCGCGACGGTGCCGTTCATACCGTCGAACACGAGAAGTTCTGGCGCAAGGACGGTAGTTCGTTCTGGGTCGAGTACACATCGACACCGATCCGCGACGACGGCGTGCTCATCGGCGCGGTGATCGTCTTTCGCGACGTGACGCAACGTCACGAGGCAGCGGAAAAGCTGCGCGCAGCGCACGAGGAAGTCGACATGCTGCGCAAGCGCCTTGAACTCGAAAACGCCTACCTGCAGGAGCAGATCAGGATTGACGGCAATCATCACGGCATTATCGGCCGCAGCGCCGCGATTCAGCAGACCTTGCAGCAAGTGGGCCTGGTTGGCCCAACAGAGGCCACCGTACTCATCACCGGCGAAAGCGGCACCGGCAAGGAGCTGGTGGCGCGGGCCATTCACGAAGCGAGCCGCCGGGCACAGCGGCCGCTGATCCGCGTCAACTGTGCGGCCATCCCGAGCGACCTGTTCGAGAGCGAGTTCTTCGGCCACGCCAAAGCCGCCTTTCCCGGCGCGCTGCGCGACCGCACCGGGCATTTCGAGCTGGCCGACGGCGGCACCTTGTTTCTCGACGAGGTCGGTGAAATTCCCTTGGCACTTCAGGGCAAGCTGCTTCGCGTGCTACAGGAGGGCCAATTCAAGCGCGTTGGCGAAGTGCGCACACGCAAGGTCGATGTCCGCGTGATTGCCGCATCCAATCGTGACTTGAAAACCCAAGTGAGGCGCGGTCACTTCCGCGAGGACCTGTATTTCCGCCTCAATGTGTTTCCAATCCATCTCGTGCCGCTGCGTGAGCGCATCGAGGACATTCCGCTGCTCGCCATGCATCTGCTCGGCAATGCCAGCAAGAAGCTCAACACCGGTGAATTGCGAATGACTCAAGGCGATGCGCGCCGCCTGTCGCTATACGACTGGCCGGGTAATGTCCGCGAGCTGCAGAACGTTATCGAGCGCGCGGCCATTCTTGCTCGCAACGGCCGCGTCCGTCTCGATCTGCCGGACGTGCCGGCCACGAACGGCGGCCGCCGCGGTCCGACTATCGTGGCGAAAACGCAGGTTCTGACCGACGATGACCGGCGCGAACGCGACCGCAACAACATCGTGGCCGCCCTCGCCGCCAGCGGCGGCAAGGTTTTCGGACGCGGCGGGGCCGCGGAACTGCTAGATGTCAAACCCACCACCCTCGCCTCACGCATGAAGGCGCTCGGCATTCGCCCGGTGCGAGTCGACCACCGACATCAGGAAACGGAGCAGCGCACTCAATGA
- a CDS encoding acetamidase/formamidase family protein yields MSRHHSLRGDVGTVHRGVFDASIKPVLRIESGDTVEVTTLSANDENLPPEGSGFALTPEHRRVLTQVPRGIGAHFMSGPIEVAGAVPGDELVIEILELGFAQPWGWNMIKPGLGALPNDFDKIRTIFVPIDEARGIVTMPWGLELKVAPFFGVMGVAPKPGDGACISNIPRSFGGNMDNKNLGVGATLHLPVFNNGGLLSVGDGHAVQGDGEVCVTAIETALRGKLRVSLLKQTGIDHPWAQTPTHIITMGFNEDLDLAAEFALRAMIRKIGEINGLSREDAFSLISVAGDCCVTQLVNVAKGVHVMMAKELLKR; encoded by the coding sequence ATGAGCAGGCATCACAGTCTTCGCGGCGACGTTGGCACCGTGCATCGTGGCGTGTTCGATGCTTCGATCAAGCCGGTTCTGCGGATCGAGTCCGGCGATACCGTCGAAGTGACGACGCTCTCGGCCAATGACGAGAACTTGCCGCCGGAGGGGTCCGGCTTTGCTCTGACGCCGGAGCACCGCCGGGTGCTCACGCAAGTACCGCGCGGCATCGGCGCACACTTCATGAGCGGACCGATCGAAGTTGCTGGCGCGGTGCCCGGCGACGAACTGGTTATCGAGATCCTCGAGCTCGGCTTCGCCCAGCCCTGGGGCTGGAACATGATCAAGCCAGGTCTCGGCGCCCTGCCCAACGATTTCGACAAGATACGCACCATTTTCGTGCCGATTGACGAGGCGCGCGGCATCGTCACCATGCCCTGGGGACTGGAACTGAAGGTGGCGCCGTTCTTCGGCGTCATGGGCGTTGCGCCGAAGCCCGGCGACGGCGCCTGCATTTCCAATATTCCCCGCTCGTTCGGCGGCAACATGGACAACAAGAATCTCGGTGTCGGCGCGACCTTGCATCTGCCGGTGTTCAACAATGGCGGGCTGTTGTCCGTCGGCGACGGCCATGCCGTTCAGGGCGACGGCGAGGTTTGCGTCACCGCGATCGAGACCGCGCTGCGCGGCAAGCTGCGGGTGTCGCTCCTGAAACAGACCGGCATCGATCATCCGTGGGCCCAGACGCCGACCCACATCATCACCATGGGTTTCAACGAGGACCTCGATCTCGCCGCCGAATTCGCGCTGCGCGCCATGATCCGGAAGATCGGCGAGATCAACGGCCTGTCTCGGGAAGATGCCTTCTCGCTGATCAGCGTCGCCGGCGACTGCTGCGTGACGCAACTCGTCAACGTCGCAAAGGGCGTGCATGTGATGATGGCGAAGGAGTTGCTGAAAAGATAG
- a CDS encoding ring-opening amidohydrolase, which translates to MPIARVHRISASAPNDVSGIETAIAAGRIDPTGVVAVLGKTEGNGLVNDFSRGLATTALTLLFERHLPKADAAQICLVMSGGTEGGMAPHWIVFERGEGEGGASPSLAIGRAHTPALPFEHLGRVAEVEQVAAGVRAAMRDAGISDPADIHFVQIKCPLLTAQRIAEADARGASVATRDTLKSMGLSRAASALGVAVALGEIAREKITDAQVGADWSLWSGRASTSSGIELVNHEIVVLGMSKSWSGPLAINHAVMADGIDIEPVRAALARLGLGASGQLDVAQRGKLVALLSKAEASHDGLLRGHRHTMLDDSDIASTRHARGFVCGALAGLVGHAEIYVSGGAEHQGPDGGGPVAVIVDRSN; encoded by the coding sequence ATGCCGATCGCCAGGGTTCATCGCATTTCCGCATCCGCGCCCAACGATGTCAGCGGCATCGAGACCGCCATCGCGGCCGGCCGCATCGATCCGACGGGCGTCGTCGCCGTGCTCGGCAAGACCGAGGGCAACGGCCTGGTCAATGATTTCAGCCGCGGTCTGGCGACCACTGCGCTGACGTTACTGTTCGAGCGCCATCTGCCCAAGGCGGACGCGGCGCAGATCTGTCTCGTCATGTCGGGCGGCACCGAAGGCGGCATGGCGCCGCACTGGATCGTGTTCGAGCGCGGGGAGGGTGAAGGTGGGGCTTCGCCCTCCCTCGCGATCGGGCGCGCGCATACGCCGGCTCTGCCATTCGAACATCTTGGTCGCGTTGCCGAGGTGGAACAGGTGGCGGCCGGCGTACGCGCTGCGATGCGCGATGCGGGCATCTCCGATCCGGCCGACATTCATTTCGTTCAGATCAAGTGCCCGTTGCTGACGGCGCAACGCATTGCGGAGGCGGACGCGCGAGGCGCATCGGTTGCGACGCGGGACACGTTGAAGTCGATGGGCCTGTCGCGTGCCGCGAGTGCGCTTGGCGTTGCCGTGGCGCTCGGCGAGATTGCGCGCGAGAAGATCACCGATGCGCAGGTCGGCGCCGACTGGTCGCTGTGGTCCGGCAGGGCCTCGACCTCATCCGGCATCGAGCTCGTCAATCATGAGATCGTCGTGCTCGGCATGTCGAAAAGCTGGTCTGGACCGCTCGCGATCAATCATGCGGTCATGGCGGACGGCATCGATATCGAGCCGGTGCGGGCGGCGCTGGCGCGGCTCGGCCTCGGCGCATCCGGACAACTCGACGTCGCCCAACGCGGGAAACTCGTCGCGCTGCTGTCGAAGGCCGAAGCCAGCCACGATGGCTTGTTGCGGGGCCATCGCCACACCATGCTCGACGACAGCGACATCGCCTCGACAAGGCATGCCCGTGGTTTTGTCTGCGGCGCGCTGGCCGGTCTTGTCGGCCACGCCGAGATTTATGTCTCCGGCGGCGCCGAGCATCAGGGCCCCGATGGCGGCGGCCCGGTGGCGGTAATTGTGGATCGATCAAACTAG
- a CDS encoding amidohydrolase family protein, with translation MKRTVAASWLLSGAGRAATANQAIAIGDGRIENVTAGEGKGSLVMPALGNAHDHARIARLSQVGSYDVPLEAWLPYLTLLPTVDPYLSSAVSFARSARGGVGAVMAHYTRVQGLTDFPTEARAVAKAARDVGIRMALAVHCRDLNPLVYDPHEKLLAELSPAACECVTRRFLRKPVPAAEQVAMVEAVARDIEGGGVTVQYGPAGVQWCTDEMLRLIGKASAASNRRVHMHLLETKYQRNWADRTFPQGIVRYLDDIGLLNERVSFAHCIYLRPDEMDLIAERGATIVVNTSSNFIVSSGLAPLGEFIKHGCRVAMGLDGLAMDEDEDALREMRLAYNVHKASGFDIRVSQADLMRFATTNGRFAVTGMKDEVLAPGAPADLLTLDWEALSAELIEPNVPPFDLVLAKGVKQHVVDLIVAGRDVVRSGKVVGVDLPALETELLAVLRAKYPTTADVRAAMPELKSALRKHYTGPLYCA, from the coding sequence ATGAAGAGGACAGTCGCGGCCTCCTGGCTGCTTTCAGGAGCGGGTAGGGCCGCGACCGCCAACCAGGCCATCGCCATCGGCGATGGCCGCATCGAGAATGTAACGGCCGGCGAGGGGAAGGGATCCCTCGTCATGCCGGCGCTCGGCAATGCCCATGACCACGCCCGCATCGCGCGGCTCAGCCAGGTCGGCAGCTACGACGTGCCGCTCGAGGCCTGGCTGCCTTACCTGACGCTGCTGCCGACGGTCGATCCCTATCTGTCGAGCGCGGTGTCTTTCGCCCGGTCGGCGCGCGGCGGTGTCGGCGCCGTCATGGCGCACTACACGCGCGTGCAGGGCCTCACCGACTTTCCGACCGAAGCCCGCGCGGTGGCCAAGGCCGCGCGCGATGTCGGCATTCGCATGGCGCTCGCCGTACATTGCCGCGACCTCAATCCGCTGGTCTACGATCCGCACGAAAAACTGCTCGCCGAACTGTCGCCTGCAGCCTGCGAATGCGTGACGCGGCGCTTCCTGCGCAAGCCGGTGCCCGCGGCCGAGCAGGTGGCGATGGTCGAGGCAGTGGCAAGGGACATTGAGGGCGGCGGCGTCACCGTGCAATACGGTCCCGCCGGCGTGCAGTGGTGCACCGACGAGATGCTGCGGCTGATCGGCAAGGCCTCGGCGGCCTCGAACCGTCGCGTCCACATGCATCTGCTGGAAACCAAATACCAGCGCAACTGGGCCGACCGTACCTTCCCGCAGGGCATCGTGCGCTATCTCGACGACATCGGTCTGCTCAATGAGCGGGTGTCTTTCGCGCATTGCATTTATCTCAGGCCCGACGAGATGGATCTGATCGCCGAGCGCGGCGCCACCATCGTCGTCAACACTTCGTCGAATTTCATTGTCAGTTCGGGGCTGGCGCCGCTCGGCGAGTTCATCAAGCATGGCTGCCGGGTCGCCATGGGCCTCGATGGTTTGGCGATGGACGAGGACGAAGACGCCCTGCGCGAGATGCGGCTCGCCTACAATGTCCACAAAGCTTCCGGCTTCGACATTCGCGTGTCGCAGGCCGACCTGATGCGCTTTGCCACCACCAATGGCCGCTTTGCCGTCACCGGCATGAAAGATGAGGTCCTCGCGCCAGGCGCGCCGGCCGATCTTCTGACGCTCGACTGGGAGGCGCTTTCTGCGGAGCTGATCGAGCCCAATGTGCCGCCGTTCGATCTCGTGCTGGCGAAGGGGGTCAAACAGCACGTCGTGGATCTCATTGTCGCCGGCCGCGATGTGGTGCGGTCTGGCAAGGTGGTTGGCGTCGATCTTCCGGCGCTGGAGACCGAACTTCTCGCCGTGCTGCGCGCCAAATATCCGACCACAGCCGATGTGCGCGCCGCGATGCCGGAACTGAAGTCCGCGTTGCGCAAGCATTACACCGGCCCTCTCTACTGCGCGTGA
- a CDS encoding ABC transporter substrate-binding protein → MSLIRLGIALATALCLSVPAHAQEPTKIRFTLDWKYQGLHAYIFWAKDKGYFAKEGLDVSIDQGTGSSATVTRIVSGTYDAGFGDMNAIIQLAGTKPGQQPVMVYMIYNTPPFALIVKKDSPIKTLKDLEGRKMGTPAGGAAGQLFPALAALNGIDASKVSTVNMAPNLQEQMLVKDDVDFSAIFTVTSYANLIGMKMDPLKDFRWFYYSDYGVDLYSNGIMVSKALVTEKPKAVAGLVRALNKAMIEVAADPAAGVKEMLKVEPLMDQNIETQRLVYALKTHFVSKETDANGLGDVSDARMEKAIKLLADTYKLPNTPAVKDVFDRSFLPPKAERALKLSF, encoded by the coding sequence ATGTCTCTTATCCGCCTCGGTATCGCGCTAGCGACGGCGCTGTGCCTTTCCGTGCCGGCTCACGCGCAGGAGCCGACCAAGATCCGATTCACGCTGGACTGGAAGTATCAGGGCTTGCACGCCTATATCTTCTGGGCCAAGGACAAGGGCTATTTCGCCAAGGAAGGCCTCGACGTCTCCATCGACCAGGGCACCGGCTCGTCCGCGACCGTGACGCGTATCGTCTCGGGCACCTATGACGCCGGCTTCGGCGACATGAACGCCATCATCCAGCTCGCCGGCACCAAGCCGGGCCAGCAACCGGTCATGGTCTACATGATCTACAACACGCCGCCTTTTGCGCTGATCGTGAAGAAGGATAGCCCGATCAAGACGCTCAAGGATCTCGAAGGCAGGAAGATGGGCACGCCTGCCGGCGGTGCGGCCGGGCAGCTCTTCCCGGCGCTGGCCGCCCTGAACGGCATCGACGCCAGCAAGGTCTCGACCGTGAACATGGCGCCTAACCTGCAGGAGCAGATGCTGGTGAAGGACGACGTCGATTTCTCCGCGATCTTCACAGTGACCAGCTATGCCAACCTTATCGGTATGAAGATGGACCCGCTCAAGGACTTCCGCTGGTTCTATTACTCCGACTACGGAGTCGACCTCTATTCCAACGGCATCATGGTGTCGAAGGCGCTCGTCACCGAGAAGCCGAAGGCGGTTGCCGGTCTTGTCCGTGCGCTCAACAAGGCCATGATCGAAGTCGCCGCCGATCCCGCCGCCGGCGTCAAGGAGATGCTCAAGGTCGAGCCGCTGATGGACCAGAACATCGAAACCCAGCGCTTGGTCTATGCGCTCAAGACGCACTTCGTTTCCAAGGAAACCGACGCCAACGGTCTCGGCGACGTGTCCGATGCGCGCATGGAAAAGGCGATCAAGCTGCTGGCCGACACCTACAAGCTGCCGAACACGCCGGCGGTGAAGGATGTGTTCGATCGTTCGTTCCTGCCGCCGAAGGCCGAGCGCGCGCTCAAGCTCAGCTTCTAG
- a CDS encoding ABC transporter permease encodes MDPQLRRRFWSVLLIIGFFVAWEAFCWLFHISDIVLPKPSQIIVTLVQRFPALWPHAVQTLYTTLVGFAFGIVAGVLLGVMIGSSRLAYDVAYPLLIGFASIPKVAVVPIFVLWFGSGAVPAILTAMIMSLFPIVVNVATGLATTEPELEDVMKALRASKFDILWNVGLPRTMPYFFASLKVAVTLAFVGTVISETVASNRGIGNVMMIASSNFDVPLVFAGLIILAIMGVTLYAVFSLIEGRITGWAHRKDEFAMG; translated from the coding sequence ATGGATCCGCAATTGCGTCGTCGGTTCTGGTCGGTTCTTCTGATCATCGGTTTCTTCGTCGCGTGGGAGGCGTTCTGCTGGCTGTTCCACATCAGCGATATCGTCCTGCCGAAGCCGAGCCAGATCATTGTGACTCTGGTTCAGCGCTTTCCGGCGCTGTGGCCTCATGCGGTGCAGACGCTTTACACCACGCTCGTCGGCTTCGCGTTCGGCATCGTTGCTGGCGTGTTGCTCGGCGTCATGATCGGGTCGTCGCGCCTGGCCTATGACGTGGCCTATCCGCTGCTCATCGGGTTTGCATCGATCCCGAAAGTCGCTGTGGTTCCGATTTTCGTGCTGTGGTTCGGATCCGGCGCAGTGCCGGCGATCCTCACCGCGATGATCATGAGCTTGTTCCCGATCGTGGTGAATGTGGCGACCGGTCTGGCCACCACCGAGCCCGAGCTCGAGGACGTCATGAAGGCGCTGCGCGCCTCCAAGTTCGACATTCTCTGGAATGTCGGTCTGCCGCGTACCATGCCGTATTTCTTCGCCTCGCTGAAAGTCGCGGTGACGCTGGCCTTCGTCGGCACCGTCATCTCGGAGACGGTGGCCTCGAACCGCGGCATCGGCAACGTCATGATGATCGCGTCGTCGAACTTCGACGTGCCGCTGGTGTTCGCCGGCCTCATCATTCTCGCCATTATGGGTGTGACGCTTTATGCGGTGTTCTCGCTGATCGAGGGACGCATCACCGGCTGGGCGCACCGCAAGGACGAATTTGCGATGGGCTGA